From the Musa acuminata AAA Group cultivar baxijiao chromosome BXJ1-2, Cavendish_Baxijiao_AAA, whole genome shotgun sequence genome, one window contains:
- the LOC135582762 gene encoding silicon efflux transporter LSI2-like — translation MALASIPAVVLGSIAFTVFWMLAVFPAVPFLPVGRTAGSLLGAMLMVIFQVVSPEQAYASIDLPILGLLFGTMVVSIYLERAQMFKYLGRLLSWKSKGGRDLLCRVCLVSALASALFTNDTTCIVLTEFVLKLAKQHKLPAKPFLLALASSANIGSSATPIGNPQNLVIAVESKISFIKFFLGIFPAMLVGVVINVVILLGMFWKQLSSKEGEEQKMEVEVTEMEVNSHTFVPARMSHPPPLDSQEMNDVEKNDPRKDGSRQGCAQVSDMKRFLTKKEVFLKGSVYFVSIGMLIALLMGLNMSWTALTAALILVVIDFKDAGPCLDKVSYSLLVFFCGMFITVNGFNRTGIPSGFWNFMEPYSRINHVSGVTVLSIVILLLSNLASNVPTVLLLGAQVAKSAAAVSPKYEARSWLLLAFVSTVAGNLSLLGSAANLIVCEQARRSELHKYTLSFWEHIVFGLPSTLVVTAAGLPLIRA, via the exons ATGGCACTTGCTTCGATTCCTGCAGTAGTCCTGGGCTCGATTGCCTTCACCGTATTCTGGATGCTGGCTGTATTCCCTGCAGTCCCCTTCCTACCCGTAGGAAGAACTGCTGGATCTCTTCTTGGTGCCATGCTCATGGTGATCTTTCAGGTCGTCAGCCCCGAGCAGGCCTACGCATCCATCGACCTCCCCATCCTGGGCCTCCTCTTCGGTACCATGGTCGTTAGCATCTACCTGGAACGAGCCCAGATGTTCAAGTACTTGGGCAGGCTGCTTTCATGGAAGAGCAAAGGTGGCCGGGACTTGCTCTGCCGAGTCTGCCTTGTTTCGGCCTTGGCAAGTGCACTCTTCACCAACGACACCACCTGCATTGTGCTCACCGAGTTCGTCCTCAAGCTCGCAAAGCAGCACAAGCTTCCTGCCAAGCCCTTTCTCCTAGCATTAGCATCTAGTGCCAACATCGGCTCAAGTGCAACTCCCATCGGCAACCCACAGAACCTGGTTATAGCTGTCGAGAGTAAAATCTCCTTCATCAAGTTCTTTCTCGGAATCTTCCCCGCGATGCTTGTTGGTGTTGTCATCAACGTAGTGATCCTTCTCGGCATGTTTTGGAAGCAGTTATCGAGCAAGGAGGGCGAAGAACAGAAAATGGAAGTCGAAGTCACCGAGATGGAAGTGAATTCCCATACTTTCGTGCCCGCGAGAATGTCGCACCCTCCTCCTTTGGACTCCCAAGAGATGAATGATGTCGAGAAGAATGATCCGCGCAAAGACGGTTCTCGGCAAGGCTGTGCACAAGTTTCTGATATGAAGAGGTTTCTGACAAAAAAGGAAGTGTTCTTGAAGGGTTCTGTGTATTTTGTAAGCATCGGCATGCTGATTGCTCTGCTAATGGGACTAAACATGTCATGGACTGCACTCACTGCTGCTCTGATACTGGTGGTGATCGACTTCAAGGATGCTGGCCCATGTCTTGACAAG GTTTCATATTCCCTGTTGGTGTTCTTCTGTGGGATGTTCATCACTGTTAATGGATTCAACAGGACAGGAATACCGAGTGGCTTTTGGAATTTTATGGAGCCTTATTCTCGGATTAATCATGTGAGTGGAGTCACAGTGCTATCCATTGTCATATTGCTGCTATCGAACTTGGCATCCAATGTACCCACCG TGCTCTTGCTGGGGGCTCAGGTGGCCAAGtcagccgctgcagtgtcgcccaaGTACGAGGCGAGATCATGGCTGTTGCTCGCGTTCGTTAGCACCGTCGCCGGCAACCTCTCGCTGCTGGGCTCGGCGGCCAACCTGATAGTATGCGAGCAGGCGCGGCGGTCGGAGCTCCACAAGTACACTCTCTCCTTCTGGGAACACATTGTCTTTGGACTGCCGTCGACGCTCGTCGTCACCGCCGCCGGACTCCCCTTGATCAGGGCTTAG